The proteins below come from a single Carboxydothermus pertinax genomic window:
- the nikC gene encoding nickel transporter permease, with product MQEKEWVRRLFKNKAAVVGLIIVLLLIFTAIFAPFLAPYDPINDGTLKDRLKAPSAEHLLGTDKLGRDILSRIIYGARISIEVGVISVGLALIIGTLMGLLSGYYGGFLDSLLMRIVDIIMAFPSILLAIAITSVLGPSLSNAMIAIGIVMVPSFARVVRSTVLSLKEMEFVEAARAVGASDFSILIRHILPNSLAPLIVQGTMSIGTAILDAAGLSFLGLGAQPPTPEWGAMLVDARELLVKAPWVAFFPGLAIMLNVLGFNLLGDGLRDALDPRLKQ from the coding sequence ATGCAGGAAAAAGAATGGGTAAGAAGGCTTTTTAAAAATAAAGCGGCGGTGGTAGGACTTATAATTGTTTTGCTTTTAATTTTTACAGCAATTTTCGCCCCCTTTCTTGCTCCTTATGATCCGATAAATGATGGAACTTTAAAAGATAGGCTAAAGGCCCCATCGGCAGAACATTTACTTGGCACAGATAAATTAGGGCGGGATATCTTAAGCAGGATTATCTATGGTGCACGAATTTCTATCGAGGTTGGGGTAATTTCGGTGGGATTAGCTCTCATTATAGGGACATTAATGGGGTTACTTTCTGGGTATTATGGTGGTTTTCTTGACTCTCTTTTAATGCGGATTGTCGACATTATTATGGCTTTTCCTAGTATTCTTCTGGCGATAGCTATAACGTCGGTTTTAGGACCAAGTTTAAGTAATGCGATGATTGCCATAGGAATTGTAATGGTACCAAGTTTTGCCCGGGTGGTACGGTCAACGGTTTTAAGCTTAAAAGAAATGGAGTTTGTGGAAGCAGCTCGGGCAGTTGGGGCAAGTGACTTTTCGATTTTAATTCGGCACATCCTTCCTAACTCCCTGGCTCCGCTTATTGTTCAAGGCACCATGAGCATCGGGACTGCTATTCTGGATGCTGCTGGCCTTAGCTTTTTGGGCCTAGGAGCCCAGCCACCTACTCCCGAATGGGGGGCGATGCTGGTAGATGCCCGGGAACTTTTAGTAAAAGCTCCTTGGGTTGCCTTTTTTCCCGGTTTGGCGATTATGTTAAATGTTTTAGGCTTTAATCTTTTAGGGGATGGATTAAGAGATGCGTTGGATCCCCGGTTAAAACAATAG
- a CDS encoding DNA polymerase III subunit alpha, whose product MSFVHLHTHSCYSLLDGAGKIKELVTRAFELNMPALALTDHGNMFGVVEFYKEAKALGLKPLIGVEVYVAPRSRFEKTPKIDDQLSHLVLIAQDNKGYQNLLRIISRSYTEGYYYKPRVDHELLAENSQGLIALSSCLAGEIPGKILAGQQDKAREIASLYRDIFGPENFYLELQYHGISEQKIVNRSLIELSRELKIPLVATNDVHYILKNHARTQDVLLAIQTGKSINDPGRMKFPTDEFYLKSYEEMKLIFGEIPEALNNTLEIAKRCQVELEFGRYLLPEFPVPEGKSPSEYLKELCLQGLYQKYENPGDELKNRLFHELKVIEQMGFSGYFLIVWDFIRYAKENGIMVGPGRGSAAGSLVAYTLGITDIDPIKYGLLFERFLNPERVSMPDIDVDFCFERRQEVIDYLYRKYGEDRVAQIITFGTMAAKAAVRDVGRALEWPYGEVDKVAKLIPNVLGITLKEAIETTPELKELYVNNPKVRELLDLAMQIEGMPRHASVHAAGLVIAPEEIERHLPLFKTSEGVITTQFEKDTVEELGLLKIDLLGLRTLTVIEKALNFIEKQTGKRISLQDIPLDDEKTYKLLENGDTVGVFQLESQGMRQILKELKPSSIEDLIALVALYRPGPLGSGMVEDFINRRHQRVPVVYPHPDLEPVLKETYGVIIYQEQVMLIASILAGFSLGEADLLRRAMGKKKPEIIAALKNDFIERSVARGYPREKAEEIFNLIEYFAGYGFNKSHSAAYAFVAYYTAWLKANYPVAFLAALLISVKDNLDKVTVYAEDCHRRGINVLPPDVNLSEVDFTISGQEIRFGLAAVKNVGETAAWAIIEERKKGPFVDFNDFLERIDKKIVNKRVIESLIKAGAFARMGYNRKTLLENLDDALEYYSKKEDTGQLTLGDFLPEANKFNFRIEKEYSKLELLRLEKESLGMYLTGHPLAGIRGFIKKHCDLLGKNKQKIYFPAILSELKRTITRKGEPMAFALLEGLNQTIEAVIFPEGWLNYRDYLLEENILWFYGMVEEDDGVQKMIVEKVYEFKADQVLEVYIKITRDKIQILQAILRKYPGPAPVFLYPGGKKLIKLPVDYWIDLDSPVLWEIKKLLGEEALKLKSVS is encoded by the coding sequence ATGAGTTTTGTTCATCTGCACACGCACAGTTGTTATAGCCTGTTAGATGGAGCTGGGAAAATTAAGGAACTGGTAACTAGAGCTTTTGAGCTTAATATGCCAGCTTTAGCTCTTACTGACCACGGAAATATGTTTGGAGTAGTGGAATTTTACAAAGAAGCTAAAGCCCTGGGGTTAAAGCCCCTTATCGGAGTAGAAGTTTACGTTGCTCCAAGATCCCGTTTTGAAAAGACCCCAAAGATTGACGATCAGCTAAGCCATTTAGTCTTAATTGCTCAAGATAATAAAGGCTATCAAAATTTATTGCGAATTATTTCCCGGTCGTATACTGAAGGGTATTATTATAAACCAAGGGTAGACCACGAGCTTTTAGCGGAAAACAGTCAAGGCTTAATTGCCCTTTCTTCCTGTTTAGCCGGTGAAATTCCTGGAAAGATTTTAGCTGGTCAGCAAGATAAAGCTCGAGAGATAGCAAGTTTATACCGGGACATCTTTGGGCCTGAAAATTTTTATTTAGAGTTACAATATCATGGTATAAGTGAACAAAAGATTGTGAACCGTTCTCTTATCGAACTATCCCGGGAATTAAAAATTCCGCTGGTAGCTACCAATGATGTTCATTACATATTAAAAAACCATGCCAGGACGCAAGATGTACTTTTAGCTATTCAAACTGGTAAATCGATAAACGACCCTGGAAGGATGAAATTTCCTACTGACGAGTTTTATTTAAAAAGTTATGAGGAAATGAAGCTAATTTTTGGAGAAATACCGGAAGCTTTAAACAATACTTTGGAAATTGCCAAACGGTGCCAGGTGGAGTTAGAGTTTGGTCGGTATTTATTGCCAGAATTTCCTGTACCCGAAGGAAAGTCGCCTTCGGAGTATTTAAAAGAGTTGTGTTTACAGGGCCTTTATCAAAAATATGAAAATCCAGGCGATGAACTAAAAAACCGTTTATTTCATGAATTAAAAGTAATTGAGCAGATGGGATTTTCTGGCTACTTTTTGATTGTCTGGGACTTTATCCGTTATGCGAAGGAAAACGGTATCATGGTGGGGCCAGGCAGAGGTTCTGCTGCTGGAAGTTTGGTTGCTTATACTTTAGGGATTACAGATATTGATCCAATTAAGTATGGTCTTTTGTTTGAGCGGTTTTTAAATCCGGAAAGGGTTAGTATGCCGGATATTGATGTAGATTTTTGTTTTGAACGACGCCAGGAAGTTATTGACTATTTATACCGTAAATACGGTGAAGATAGGGTTGCCCAAATTATTACTTTTGGGACGATGGCGGCAAAAGCTGCAGTTAGGGATGTAGGTAGAGCTTTAGAATGGCCCTATGGAGAAGTGGATAAAGTTGCTAAACTCATTCCTAATGTTCTGGGGATTACCTTAAAAGAAGCTATAGAAACCACGCCGGAGTTAAAAGAATTATATGTAAATAATCCTAAAGTGAGAGAATTACTTGATCTTGCAATGCAAATTGAAGGAATGCCAAGGCATGCATCGGTACATGCTGCGGGGTTAGTTATTGCTCCGGAAGAAATTGAGCGACATTTGCCTTTATTTAAGACTTCGGAAGGAGTTATTACTACCCAGTTTGAAAAAGATACGGTGGAAGAATTAGGACTATTAAAAATAGACCTTTTGGGGTTAAGGACCTTAACAGTAATCGAAAAGGCTTTAAATTTTATTGAAAAACAAACCGGTAAAAGAATTTCCTTACAAGATATTCCTCTTGATGATGAAAAAACGTATAAGCTTTTAGAAAACGGCGATACGGTAGGAGTATTTCAGTTAGAAAGTCAGGGAATGCGCCAAATCTTAAAGGAGCTAAAGCCAAGCTCTATTGAAGACCTAATTGCCTTAGTTGCCCTATACCGGCCAGGGCCTTTAGGTAGTGGTATGGTGGAAGATTTTATCAATAGAAGACACCAGCGGGTACCGGTGGTTTATCCCCATCCTGATCTAGAACCGGTTTTAAAAGAGACCTATGGGGTTATTATTTATCAAGAGCAAGTGATGTTAATAGCCAGTATTTTGGCAGGATTTTCCTTAGGGGAAGCGGATTTACTCCGCCGGGCAATGGGAAAGAAAAAGCCCGAAATAATTGCAGCCTTAAAAAATGATTTTATCGAACGCTCGGTAGCCCGGGGCTACCCGCGGGAAAAGGCAGAAGAGATTTTTAACTTAATTGAATATTTTGCCGGATATGGTTTTAACAAGTCCCACAGTGCAGCGTATGCTTTTGTGGCTTATTATACCGCCTGGTTAAAAGCTAACTATCCTGTGGCTTTTTTAGCTGCACTATTAATTAGTGTAAAAGATAATCTTGATAAAGTTACAGTGTATGCGGAAGATTGTCATAGAAGAGGGATAAATGTCTTACCGCCGGATGTAAATTTAAGTGAGGTTGATTTTACCATTTCCGGACAGGAAATCCGTTTTGGCCTGGCAGCGGTTAAGAATGTTGGGGAAACGGCTGCCTGGGCCATTATCGAAGAAAGAAAAAAGGGACCCTTTGTTGATTTCAACGATTTCTTAGAACGAATTGATAAAAAAATAGTAAACAAAAGAGTAATTGAAAGCTTAATTAAAGCGGGAGCTTTTGCGAGAATGGGATATAACCGCAAGACTTTACTGGAAAATTTAGATGATGCCTTGGAGTATTATAGCAAAAAAGAGGACACTGGCCAGCTTACCCTGGGAGACTTTTTGCCGGAAGCTAATAAATTTAATTTCCGCATAGAAAAGGAGTACTCTAAACTAGAACTATTACGCTTAGAAAAGGAAAGCCTGGGGATGTATTTAACGGGACATCCTTTAGCTGGAATCCGCGGTTTTATTAAAAAACATTGTGATCTTCTGGGTAAAAACAAACAAAAAATTTATTTTCCAGCAATTTTATCGGAATTAAAACGCACTATAACCCGAAAGGGAGAGCCAATGGCTTTTGCCCTATTAGAAGGATTAAACCAGACCATTGAAGCGGTAATTTTCCCCGAAGGTTGGTTAAATTACCGGGATTATTTGCTGGAGGAAAACATTTTATGGTTTTATGGTATGGTTGAAGAAGATGATGGTGTTCAAAAAATGATTGTTGAAAAGGTGTATGAATTTAAGGCTGACCAGGTACTGGAAGTTTATATCAAAATAACCCGGGATAAAATTCAAATTTTACAGGCAATTTTGCGAAAATATCCTGGACCTGCGCCGGTGTTTTTATATCCCGGGGGAAAGAAGTTAATTAAACTTCCCGTGGATTACTGGATTGACCTGGATAGTCCAGTGCTTTGGGAGATTAAAAAGCTTTTAGGGGAAGAAGCGTTAAAGCTTAAAAGCGTTTCTTGA
- a CDS encoding CBS domain-containing protein, whose protein sequence is MNSTKHAKLLAYIRNLKPGSKVSVRLLAKELNVSDGTAYRAIKEAEAEGLVKTVPKVGTIRIETQEKKELKDLTLNEIIRITESALLAGENLTSLSFSNFLIGAMAVEAIERFLVEGCLFIVGNREDAQLKALKSGAHLLVTGGFKVSQEMLRYAQENNLAVLSSPFDTFTVASLLHQALYERLNEKEILTAKDIMVRKVFTLSLGQKVKDWRQLFLSTGHSRFPVVDEENRVCGIITATDVNSAQESELVDNLMSKNVISANPDTPIGHVARVMTWERIDLVPVVDSLQKLLGIISRQDIIEALQRLERQPQYGETLEDLIIKNFIAGEDEEGLYLEGRVNDFLINELGILSSTVLLSLSIFYANLVVRKKIKASVIVDNYSLSLLTPFSYGESLMVRGNLLSLEKRKAKLEIDFYLQKQKTAKALIDVRLLEK, encoded by the coding sequence ATGAATAGTACAAAACATGCAAAGTTATTAGCGTATATACGAAATTTAAAACCTGGCAGTAAAGTTTCGGTAAGATTACTGGCCAAAGAATTAAATGTTAGCGATGGTACTGCTTATCGGGCGATTAAAGAGGCGGAAGCGGAGGGACTGGTAAAAACAGTTCCGAAAGTAGGTACTATTAGAATTGAAACCCAGGAAAAAAAAGAGTTAAAGGATTTAACTTTAAACGAAATTATTAGGATTACTGAATCCGCTTTACTTGCCGGAGAAAATCTAACGAGTTTAAGCTTTTCTAATTTTTTAATAGGTGCTATGGCGGTGGAAGCCATTGAGCGTTTTTTAGTGGAAGGGTGTCTTTTTATCGTAGGTAATCGGGAAGATGCCCAGCTAAAAGCTTTAAAAAGTGGAGCTCACCTATTAGTTACCGGGGGTTTTAAAGTAAGTCAGGAAATGCTCCGGTATGCTCAGGAAAACAACCTTGCGGTTTTATCGTCACCGTTCGATACTTTTACCGTAGCTTCTCTACTTCATCAAGCCCTGTACGAGCGCTTAAATGAAAAAGAAATCTTAACGGCAAAAGATATAATGGTTAGAAAAGTGTTTACCTTATCTTTAGGTCAAAAAGTAAAGGACTGGCGCCAATTATTTTTAAGTACTGGACATAGTCGCTTTCCTGTGGTTGATGAGGAAAACCGTGTTTGCGGCATTATTACCGCAACCGACGTGAACAGTGCGCAGGAGAGTGAGTTGGTGGATAATTTAATGTCCAAAAATGTGATCTCGGCAAACCCCGATACTCCAATTGGTCATGTAGCTAGGGTAATGACCTGGGAACGAATTGATTTGGTGCCGGTTGTGGATAGTTTGCAGAAACTTTTAGGTATCATCAGCCGCCAGGATATAATTGAAGCTTTGCAACGGTTAGAACGTCAACCTCAATATGGTGAGACTTTAGAAGACCTTATTATTAAAAACTTTATCGCTGGCGAAGATGAGGAAGGGCTTTATTTAGAAGGTAGAGTGAATGATTTTTTAATTAACGAACTGGGGATTTTAAGCTCTACTGTCTTGCTATCTCTATCCATTTTTTATGCCAATTTAGTGGTTCGAAAAAAAATTAAAGCGTCGGTAATCGTCGACAACTACTCGTTAAGTTTGTTGACTCCTTTTAGTTATGGAGAAAGCCTGATGGTACGGGGTAATTTATTATCCTTAGAAAAAAGAAAGGCAAAGTTAGAAATAGATTTTTATTTGCAAAAGCAAAAGACCGCTAAAGCGTTAATTGATGTACGGTTATTAGAAAAATAA
- a CDS encoding cation:proton antiporter regulatory subunit — protein sequence MSLIILVLTFYLMVLIVEIAAIILKSTGLDMGKARFQALSALTSVGFTTRESELITQHPIRRKVISVLMVLSYLGMATVVGSVFGSWTRKITPHQVLIAGSIFVGGFLLVSNRYLVNLLEKSLEKQIKKSFLHHHPIWEVLRLSDEYGVAEFVLHPEAPLVGQSIADSKIRDKGIFIMAIERGNSFIHSPRGKEVLEAGDKLIVYGKTESIKNCLLQQSILNKGE from the coding sequence ATGAGCCTTATCATTTTAGTTTTAACCTTTTACTTAATGGTGTTGATTGTGGAAATTGCAGCAATTATTTTAAAATCTACAGGGCTGGATATGGGCAAAGCCCGTTTTCAGGCTTTATCCGCTTTAACTTCCGTGGGGTTTACCACCAGGGAATCGGAATTAATTACCCAGCACCCCATAAGGCGCAAGGTGATTTCAGTTCTAATGGTGCTAAGCTACTTGGGGATGGCTACAGTGGTTGGTTCAGTGTTTGGTTCCTGGACGAGAAAAATTACACCGCATCAGGTGTTAATTGCCGGTTCAATTTTTGTAGGAGGGTTTTTGTTAGTTTCTAATCGTTATTTAGTGAATCTTTTGGAAAAGAGTTTGGAAAAGCAAATAAAAAAATCTTTTCTTCATCATCATCCTATTTGGGAAGTTTTAAGGCTTTCCGATGAGTACGGTGTGGCGGAGTTTGTTCTCCACCCCGAAGCTCCTTTGGTTGGGCAGAGTATTGCCGACAGTAAAATTAGAGATAAAGGTATATTTATAATGGCCATTGAACGGGGAAACAGTTTCATTCATTCTCCCCGGGGCAAAGAAGTGTTAGAAGCCGGGGATAAATTAATTGTTTATGGCAAAACCGAAAGTATTAAAAATTGTTTATTACAACAGTCAATTTTAAATAAAGGAGAGTGA
- a CDS encoding Fur family transcriptional regulator — MAATTRMTRQKKVIIDILKNTKSHPTADWIYEQARKIIPDISLGTVYRNLRLLTQMGEILELNYGSSYSRFDGNPLPHYHFVCEKCGRVFDVDLPIFSNLNQEVEAQTGFLVKNHRLEFYGTCLDCRQKS; from the coding sequence ATGGCTGCGACAACAAGGATGACCCGGCAAAAAAAGGTGATTATTGATATATTAAAAAATACAAAATCTCATCCAACAGCCGATTGGATTTACGAACAGGCGCGTAAAATTATTCCTGATATAAGCCTAGGGACAGTATACCGAAATTTAAGACTCTTAACGCAAATGGGCGAAATTTTAGAGCTTAATTACGGAAGTTCCTATAGCCGCTTTGATGGGAACCCTTTGCCCCACTATCATTTTGTTTGTGAAAAGTGCGGCAGGGTATTTGATGTGGATTTGCCAATATTTTCGAATTTAAATCAGGAAGTTGAAGCCCAAACGGGCTTTTTGGTTAAAAATCACCGATTGGAGTTTTATGGAACCTGCTTGGATTGTCGGCAAAAAAGTTAG
- the bshB1 gene encoding bacillithiol biosynthesis deacetylase BshB1: MEKVDFLAFGAHPDDIECGIGGTIAKLTRLGYKVGLVDLTLGEMATNGSVEERQREACQAMEILGASFRVNLQIPDLGITLSRENVEKVVEVLRKAEPKVIAAPYWVDRHPDHEKAGHLVKEGFFNAGLKKVLPEIQPIKRPEKYLRYFLSITSTPSFIVDVTEYYSIKKKAVLAHISQFSQRPEFNQTFLNEGQFLGRIESRDLFFGSQIGKRYGEGFVLQEYIELRHPLALL, translated from the coding sequence ATGGAAAAAGTAGACTTTTTAGCTTTTGGTGCTCACCCGGACGATATTGAATGTGGGATTGGCGGCACTATAGCCAAGTTGACTCGGCTTGGTTACAAAGTGGGACTGGTGGATTTAACCTTGGGGGAAATGGCTACTAATGGTAGTGTTGAAGAACGCCAACGGGAAGCTTGCCAAGCAATGGAAATTTTAGGTGCAAGTTTTAGGGTTAACTTACAAATTCCCGACCTAGGAATTACTTTATCCCGGGAAAATGTGGAGAAAGTGGTGGAAGTTTTAAGAAAAGCTGAACCAAAGGTAATTGCTGCGCCCTACTGGGTGGATCGCCATCCAGACCATGAAAAAGCTGGACATTTAGTAAAAGAAGGCTTTTTTAATGCGGGGCTTAAAAAAGTGTTACCGGAAATTCAACCAATAAAACGACCGGAAAAATATTTAAGATATTTTTTATCTATCACGAGCACACCTAGTTTTATTGTTGATGTTACCGAATATTATTCCATAAAAAAGAAAGCTGTTTTAGCTCATATTTCTCAATTTTCCCAGCGACCGGAATTTAACCAGACTTTTTTAAATGAAGGGCAGTTTTTAGGTCGAATTGAAAGCAGGGATTTATTTTTTGGAAGCCAGATAGGGAAAAGATATGGAGAAGGTTTTGTGCTCCAGGAGTACATAGAGTTAAGGCATCCCTTAGCTTTACTTTAG
- a CDS encoding VWA domain-containing protein, whose product MLKNLLFFVDVLRAQGFTISTTEVEDLIKSLSVITPQNKNELKAIFQATLVKNSTHKEKFEEVFGFFYEGDTPATFMPRNQEGKDEARRVNEALKEAGIYREIDFSFKEKEVLNSLPQEVLQKLYEKIDQFNPNQIVDSFPLLEKTIKGVLKYYRERGILPEAGTGGLRKDLFTANLKDLEERDYERVERIIKRFAGKLNAKASRRQKESKRKKFLNLRRTIRANLSHGGVLFCLKYREKRRSKPKLTVIIDVSASMAIYAKFIVSFLLALAKSLRKIELYLFAEDLEVFKAKNIGRSLRDINRFIAASQQWGRGTNLAQALKSFKNLAKTNRTYRQTLLIFSDGKTVQFEESLKELKQAERLYQELLFLNPVPAKRWQEDALLQKLAQEIKMLETNSIEHLKSVFAKVIF is encoded by the coding sequence ATGTTAAAAAATCTCTTATTTTTCGTAGATGTTTTAAGGGCACAGGGCTTTACCATTTCTACCACTGAAGTGGAAGACCTGATAAAATCCCTCTCTGTAATAACTCCCCAAAATAAAAATGAGTTAAAAGCAATTTTTCAGGCGACTTTAGTAAAAAATAGCACTCATAAAGAAAAGTTTGAGGAAGTTTTTGGCTTTTTTTATGAGGGCGATACACCGGCTACTTTTATGCCCAGAAACCAAGAAGGCAAAGATGAAGCTCGCCGGGTAAATGAAGCTCTAAAAGAGGCTGGAATTTATCGGGAAATTGATTTTTCCTTTAAGGAAAAAGAGGTGTTAAATAGCCTTCCCCAAGAGGTTTTGCAAAAGCTCTACGAAAAAATTGACCAGTTTAACCCCAATCAAATTGTAGACAGTTTCCCGCTGCTGGAAAAGACCATAAAAGGGGTTTTAAAATATTACCGGGAGCGGGGAATTTTGCCGGAAGCTGGAACCGGGGGGCTTAGAAAAGACCTTTTTACCGCTAACTTAAAAGATTTAGAGGAGAGGGATTACGAAAGAGTTGAAAGAATTATAAAGCGTTTTGCTGGTAAATTAAATGCCAAAGCATCACGAAGGCAAAAAGAATCTAAGAGGAAAAAATTTCTAAATTTAAGGCGGACAATAAGGGCAAATTTAAGCCACGGCGGGGTCTTGTTTTGCTTAAAATACCGGGAGAAAAGGAGAAGTAAGCCAAAACTTACAGTAATAATTGATGTTTCTGCCTCAATGGCAATTTATGCTAAGTTTATTGTTTCGTTTTTACTGGCTTTAGCTAAAAGCTTAAGAAAAATCGAACTTTATCTTTTTGCCGAGGATTTAGAAGTTTTTAAGGCAAAAAATATTGGAAGATCTTTACGGGATATCAATAGGTTTATTGCGGCTAGCCAACAGTGGGGACGGGGAACAAACCTTGCCCAGGCCCTAAAAAGTTTTAAAAATTTGGCAAAAACCAACCGGACTTATCGCCAAACCTTGCTTATTTTTTCCGATGGGAAAACGGTGCAGTTTGAGGAAAGTTTGAAAGAGTTAAAACAGGCGGAGCGACTCTATCAGGAGCTGTTGTTTTTAAATCCGGTACCTGCAAAAAGATGGCAGGAAGATGCTTTATTACAAAAGTTAGCTCAGGAAATAAAAATGTTGGAGACTAATAGTATTGAACACCTAAAATCAGTTTTTGCTAAGGTCATTTTTTAG
- the bshA gene encoding N-acetyl-alpha-D-glucosaminyl L-malate synthase BshA → MKVGIVCYPGYGGSGVVASELGKALATKGIEVHFICFERPFRLEGFEEGVYYHEVEPVDYPLFKLPLYYLPLAGKIIEVVRTYNLDLIHAHYAIPHTISALTAKEILAQEGKKIGVVTTLHGTDVTLVGQRRELYDITRWCLQKSDGLTAVSSFLKEETSNIFNLTPDAIEVIYNFIDLNEYRPEVVGQSLKLKLGIKKKQKVITHISNFRPVKRPMDVLKIFEKLLEKIDGVLLLVGEGPETGLILNEVQNKKLGGRVKFLGKLPKVKEVLNITDVLLITSETESFGLVALEAMAMEVPVVAYRVGGLPEVVINGENGFLVDFKNIDEAVAATEKLLLNPELKIKFGQKGRLRAKEKFNLEIQVNRYLNYYEKVLKVV, encoded by the coding sequence ATGAAAGTTGGAATTGTTTGCTACCCCGGTTATGGCGGCAGCGGGGTGGTGGCGTCGGAGCTGGGTAAGGCACTGGCCACAAAGGGGATAGAAGTTCATTTTATTTGTTTTGAGCGTCCTTTTCGCTTGGAGGGATTTGAGGAAGGGGTTTATTACCATGAGGTAGAGCCAGTGGACTATCCTCTTTTTAAATTACCTCTTTATTATCTACCTTTAGCTGGGAAAATTATTGAAGTAGTACGAACCTATAACTTGGACTTAATCCACGCCCATTACGCCATTCCTCATACCATTTCTGCGCTTACGGCTAAAGAAATTTTAGCCCAGGAAGGCAAGAAAATTGGGGTAGTAACTACTTTACATGGAACGGATGTTACTTTAGTAGGACAGCGACGGGAGTTGTATGATATTACCCGCTGGTGTTTACAAAAATCCGACGGTTTAACTGCTGTTTCTTCTTTTTTAAAGGAAGAAACTTCTAATATATTCAATTTAACGCCTGATGCCATTGAAGTTATTTATAATTTTATTGATTTAAACGAGTATCGACCGGAAGTAGTCGGTCAAAGTTTAAAGTTAAAGCTTGGTATTAAGAAAAAGCAAAAGGTTATAACCCATATTTCCAATTTCCGACCGGTAAAACGACCTATGGATGTTTTAAAGATTTTTGAAAAATTATTGGAAAAAATTGATGGCGTGTTGTTATTGGTGGGTGAAGGCCCGGAAACCGGGCTTATTTTAAATGAAGTACAAAATAAAAAGTTAGGGGGTCGGGTTAAGTTTTTAGGAAAACTGCCAAAGGTTAAAGAAGTACTAAATATTACCGATGTTTTACTGATCACTTCCGAAACCGAAAGTTTTGGTTTGGTGGCTTTAGAAGCAATGGCCATGGAAGTTCCGGTAGTTGCCTATCGGGTTGGTGGCTTACCCGAGGTGGTGATAAATGGAGAAAATGGGTTTTTAGTTGACTTTAAAAATATTGATGAGGCAGTCGCGGCAACGGAAAAGTTACTCTTAAACCCAGAACTTAAGATTAAATTTGGGCAAAAAGGGAGGCTTAGAGCAAAAGAGAAATTTAACTTAGAAATTCAAGTAAACAGGTATTTAAACTACTATGAAAAAGTGCTAAAAGTTGTATAA
- a CDS encoding AAA family ATPase, whose translation MVDNYKHLLQKMDEAGYLTSEEIAVTVFLALKLNKPLLVEGPPGVGKTELAKVLAWVLDTELIRLQCYEGLDEAKALYEWNYHKQLIAIQSSKSDKPAFVFSEEYLLERPLLKALRAPKKPVLLIDEIDKVDEEFEAFLFEILSDFQVSIPELGTVKARNIPVVVLTSNGSRELSDGLKRRAVYLYLDFPDVKLETKIILKKVSGIHENLAKRIAFAVNFLRRELDLFKPPAISETLDWARTLAALREDRLTKEFIENTIGFVLKNKEDIEAFREKGGANRLLQYLNEGAGC comes from the coding sequence GTGGTGGATAATTACAAACATTTACTGCAAAAAATGGATGAGGCCGGGTATTTAACGTCGGAGGAAATAGCAGTTACAGTGTTTTTGGCGTTAAAATTAAATAAACCGCTTCTAGTTGAAGGACCACCAGGAGTTGGAAAAACGGAACTGGCAAAAGTGTTGGCGTGGGTATTAGATACTGAATTAATTCGCCTTCAGTGTTATGAAGGATTAGATGAGGCGAAAGCTTTATACGAATGGAATTATCATAAGCAGTTAATTGCTATCCAAAGTAGTAAAAGCGATAAACCGGCTTTTGTTTTTTCCGAAGAATACCTTTTAGAAAGACCTTTATTAAAGGCTTTACGAGCACCAAAGAAACCGGTATTGTTAATTGATGAAATTGATAAAGTCGATGAAGAATTTGAAGCCTTTTTATTTGAAATCCTTTCGGATTTTCAGGTATCAATCCCTGAACTTGGAACAGTAAAAGCTAGAAATATTCCGGTGGTAGTTTTGACCAGTAACGGCAGTCGAGAGCTTTCGGATGGATTAAAACGACGGGCAGTTTATTTATATCTTGATTTTCCCGACGTCAAATTAGAAACGAAAATTATTTTAAAGAAAGTTTCCGGGATTCACGAAAACTTAGCCAAGAGGATTGCTTTTGCTGTAAATTTTTTACGCCGGGAACTAGATCTTTTTAAACCACCGGCTATTTCGGAAACTTTGGATTGGGCTAGGACTCTTGCAGCTCTTAGGGAGGACCGATTGACCAAAGAGTTTATTGAAAATACTATTGGTTTTGTCTTAAAAAATAAAGAAGATATAGAAGCTTTCCGGGAAAAGGGTGGGGCAAATCGGTTATTGCAATACCTAAATGAGGGAGCAGGATGTTAA